From a single Eremothecium sinecaudum strain ATCC 58844 chromosome III, complete sequence genomic region:
- the MEI5 gene encoding Mei5p (Syntenic homolog of Ashbya gossypii ADL276W; Syntenic homolog of Saccharomyces cerevisiae YPL121C (MEI5)), protein MVNDLTQDPDVTLVEDSKAAIIPSAKTRPKKHLKLLSGLNHNSTSLVSQAKGKQVVSELKSVEVNLDIQIREYNKKETTLKRANKILSTYEQEVKINELIEKWRRVCQCAMAYLFNSTMLKINKMGGYHVFRKKEIEKMKRQLEYQSNDGIQDQIDELLESDEFLKLCQEEQDGVRERVEEKLHEAEKLKEKEMAKIHAQLEDMNEEEFTMQELAARIKVEYHLVYP, encoded by the coding sequence ATGGTTAACGATTTAACCCAAGATCCAGATGTCACTCTAGTAGAGGATTCTAAGGCGGCTATTATTCCGTCGGCAAAGACACGTCCAAAGAAACATCTAAAGCTATTATCAGGTTTAAATCATAATTCTACAAGCTTAGTCTCTCAAGCCAAGGGAAAACAGGTTGTAAGTGAACTGAAATCTGTGGAAGTTAATTTAGATATCCAAATCCGCGAGTATAACAAGAAAGAAACTACCCTCAAAAGAGCTAATAAAATCCTATCCACTTACGAGCAAGAGGTCAAGATTAATGAGCTAATTGAAAAGTGGAGAAGGGTATGTCAGTGTGCTATGGCGTATCTTTTTAATTCGACCATGTTGAAGATAAATAAGATGGGCGGCTACCATGTCTTCAggaaaaaagaaatagaAAAGATGAAACGACAGCTTGAATATCAAAGTAATGATGGCATTCAGGATCAAATAGACGAACTATTAGAGAGCGATGAGTTTTTAAAGCTTTGCCAAGAAGAACAGGATGGAGTTCGTGAAAGAGTGGAAGAGAAACTTCATGAAGCAGAAAAGCTAAAGGAAAAGGAAATGGCGAAAATTCATGCTCAGTTAGAGGACATGAACGAGGAAGAGTTTACCATGCAGGAGTTGGCTGCTCGAATAAAGGTAGAATATCACCTGGTGTATCCATGA
- the RET1 gene encoding DNA-directed RNA polymerase III core subunit RET1 (Syntenic homolog of Ashbya gossypii ADL275C; Syntenic homolog of Saccharomyces cerevisiae YOR207C (RET1)) — translation MTTVAHSHADHKRDQTFEQLLKPVYKGKKLTDEVNTAEDKWNLLPAFLKVKGLVKQHLDSFNYFVDVDLKKIIKANEMVLSDVDPEFYLKYVDIRVGQRSNSSRIAMVPPHECRLRDMTYSTPIYVDIEYTRGRSIVLHRDVEIGRMPIMLRSNKCILTDASEDLMARLNECPLDPGGYFIVNGTEKVILVQEQLSKNRIIVEADEKKAIVQASVTSSTHERKSKTYVVTKNDRIYLKHNSISEDVPIVIVLKACGVISDLEIMQLVCGNDSSYQDIFAINFEEASKMNIYTQQQALEYIGTKVKTIRRQKLTILQEGIEAIATTVIAHLTVEALDFREKALYIAMMTRRVVMAIHNPKMVDDRDYVGNKRLELAGQLMSLLFEDLFKKFNNDFKASIDKVLRKPNRAEMYDALLSINVHSNNITSGMNRAISTGNWSLKRFKMERAGVTHVLSRLSYISALGMMTRISSQFEKSRKVSGPRALQPSQFGMLCTSDTPEGEACGLVKNLALMTHITTDDEEEPIKKLCYLLGVEDITLVDSASLHLNYGVYLNGTIVGTTRFPTTFVTQFRHLRRTGKISEFISIYTNSHQKAVHIATDGGRICRPLIIIENGCSKVTADHLRELLNGDLQFDDFLRLGLVEYLDVNEENDSFIALYEKDISDSITHLEIEPFTVLGAVAGLIPYPHHNQSPRNTYQCAMGKQAIGAIAYNQFKRIDTLLYLMIYPQQPMVKTKTIELIDYDKLPAGQNATVAVMSYSGYDIEDALVINKSSIDRGFGRCETRKKTTTILKRYPNHTQDIIGGMRVDENGEPIWQHKSLGSDGLGEVGTRVENGQIYINKSVPTNASDSVLTQTQSQYREAPITYRGPEPSHIDQVMMSVSDNDQALIKVLLRQNRRPELGDKFSSRHGQKGVCGIIVRQEDMPFNDQGVCPDIIMNPHGFPSRMTVGKMIELVSGKAGVLNGTLEYGTCFGGSKLADMSDILVKNGFNYSGKDMLYSGITGECLQAYIFFGPIYYQKLKHMVLDKMHARARGPRAVLTRQPTEGRSRDGGLRLGEMERDCVIAYGASQLLLERLMLSSDAFEVDVCDKCGLMGYSGWCTSCKTAENVIKITIPYAAKLLFQELLSMSIAPRLKLEDVFQS, via the coding sequence ATGACTACAGTTGCCCATTCACATGCTGATCATAAACGGGACCAGACTTTTGAACAGTTGTTAAAGCCTGTATATAAGGGTAAAAAGCTGACAGATGAGGTTAATACCGCTGAAGATAAGTGGAATTTGCTTCCAGCTTTTCTTAAAGTTAAAGGTTTGGTGAAGCAGCATTTGGATTCGTTTAATTACTTCGTCGATGTGGATTTAAAGAAGATTATTAAGGCCAATGAGATGGTGCTGAGTGATGTGGATCCGGAATTTTATCTGAAGTATGTAGATATTAGAGTTGGTCAGAGATCCAATTCGAGCAGAATTGCCATGGTCCCTCCACATGAGTGTAGACTGAGAGATATGACTTATAGTACTCCTATTTATGTTGATATCGAATATACCCGAGGGAGATCTATTGTGTTGCATCGTGACGTTGAAATTGGGCGAATGCCTATTATGTTGAGATCTAACAAATGTATTTTGACGGATGCCAGTGAGGATTTAATGGCGCGTTTGAACGAGTGCCCATTAGACCCTGGTGGATACTTTATTGTGAACGGTACGGAGAAGGTCATTTTGGTTCAAGAGCAGTTGTCGAAAAATCGTATCATTGTAGAAGCAGACGAGAAAAAAGCGATTGTGCAAGCATCTGTGACATCTTCTACTCACGAGCGGAAGTCCAAAACTTATGTTGTTACTAAAAATGATCGTATTTATCTGAAGCACAACTCTATCTCTGAGGATGTTCCTATTGTGATTGTGCTAAAAGCTTGCGGGGTAATCTCGGATCTTGAAATCATGCAATTGGTGTGCGGTAATGATAGTAGCTACCAGGATATCTTTGCAATTaactttgaagaagcaTCTAAAATGAATATTTATACACAACAACAGGCATTGGAATATATCGGGACGAAAGTGAAGACTATCAGACGTCAAAAATTGACCATCTTGCAAGAGGGTATAGAGGCTATTGCCACTACTGTTATTGCGCATTTAACTGTTGAAGCTCTAGATTTCCGCGAGAAAGCTTTATACATTGCTATGATGACTCGTAGGGTTGTTATGGCCATCCACAACCCAAAGATGGTTGATGACAGAGATTATGTGGGTAACAAGCGTTTAGAATTAGCTGGTCAGCTTATGTCGCTGCTATTTGAAGATTTATTCAAGAAATTTAATAATGATTTTAAGGCTAGTATTGACAAGGTGCTCAGAAAACCCAATAGAGCCGAGATGTACGATGCCTTACTTTCAATTAACGTTCACTCCAATAATATCACCTCTGGTATGAATAGAGCAATTTCTACTGGTAACTGGTCTTTAAAGAGATTTAAGATGGAAAGGGCTGGTGTTACCCATGTGTTGAGTAGATTATCCTATATTTCAGCATTAGGTATGATGACCAGAATTTCGTCTCAGTTTGAAAAATCTAGAAAGGTTTCTGGTCCCAGAGCACTGCAGCCATCCCAATTTGGGATGCTGTGTACTTCTGATACTCCAGAAGGTGAAGCATGTGGGTTGGTTAAAAATTTAGCGTTGATGACCCATATCACCACAGATGACGAGGAAGAACCGATCAAGAAACTCTGTTATTTGCTAGGTGTTGAGGACATTACTCTTGTTGATAGTGCTTCGTTACATCTAAACTACGGTGTCTATCTGAATGGTACGATTGTTGGAACGACTAGGTTCCCAACCACATTCGTCACCCAGTTTAGACACTTGAGAAGGACAGGAAAGATCTCGGAGTTTATTTCCATATACACCAACAGCCACCAAAAGGCTGTCCATATAGCCACTGACGGTGGGCGGATTTGTAGGCCACTGATAATTATCGAGAATGGCTGTTCTAAGGTTACTGCAGATCACTTGCGAGAGTTATTAAATGGTGACTTACAGTTCGATGATTTCTTGAGACTCGGACTAGTAGAATATCTGGATGTCAACGAAGAAAACGACTCATTTATTGCATTATATGAAAAGGATATTAGCGATAGTATAACCCATTTGGAAATTGAGCCATTTACTGTCTTAGGTGCAGTTGCTGGATTAATTCCATATCCACACCATAACCAATCTCCTCGTAATACCTATCAATGTGCGATGGGTAAGCAAGCAATTGGAGCAATTGCCTATAATCAATTCAAGAGAATCGATACCTTGCTGTACTTAATGATCTATCCGCAACAGCCTATGGTGAAAACGAAGACAATTGAATTGATAGATTATGACAAGTTACCAGCAGGCCAGAACGCTACAGTTGCCGTTATGTCTTATTCAGGATatgatattgaagatgCTCTGGTTATAAACAAGTCTTCAATCGATAGAGGTTTTGGAAGATGTGAAACACGTAAGAAAACGACTACGATACTGAAAAGATACCCGAATCACACACAGGACATCATTGGAGGTATGCGTGTGGACGAAAATGGAGAGCCAATTTGGCAACATAAGTCTCTGGGATCTGATGGTTTGGGTGAAGTTGGAACTAGGGTTGAAAATGGACAAATCTACATTAATAAATCTGTTCCTACCAATGCATCCGATAGCGTTTTAACCCAGACACAATCGCAGTATAGGGAAGCTCCAATCACATATAGAGGTCCTGAACCATCACATATCGATCAGGTTATGATGTCTGTTTCGGATAATGACCAGGCTTTGATTAAGGTATTGCTGAGACAAAATAGAAGGCCAGAACTAGGTGACAAATTTTCCTCTAGACATGGTCAAAAGGGTGTCTGTGGTATTATTGTTCGTCAAGAAGATATGCCGTTCAACGATCAAGGCGTTTGTCCTGATATTATTATGAATCCTCACGGTTTTCCATCTCGTATGACTGTTGGTAAAATGATAGAATTGGTCTCCGGTAAAGCCGGTGTGTTAAATGGTACTTTAGAATACGGTACGTGTTTTGGAGGTTCAAAACTTGCCGATATGTCTGACATTCTGGTTAAGAACGGCTTTAACTATTCAGGTAAGGACATGTTATACTCCGGTATCACTGGTGAGTGTCTACAAGCGTACATCTTCTTTGGTCCAATTTACTACCAGAAATTGAAGCATATGGTCCTCGATAAAATGCATGCGAGAGCAAGAGGTCCAAGAGCTGTCTTGACTCGTCAACCTACGGAAGGTAGATCTAGAGATGGTGGGTTAAGATTGGGTGAAATGGAAAGAGATTGTGTGATTGCATATGGTGCTTCTCAATTGTTGTTGGAAAGATTGATGTTAAGTTCTGATGCTTTTGAGGTGGACGTCTGCGATAAGTGCGGTTTAATGGGTTACTCAGGTTGGTGCACATCATGTAAGACTGCAGAAAACGTAATCAAAATAACTATACCATACGCTGCGAAACTATTGTTCCAAGAGTTGTTGTCTATGAGTATTGCTCCTAGACTGAAGTTGGAAGATGTGTTCCAGTCATAG